One Megalobrama amblycephala isolate DHTTF-2021 linkage group LG15, ASM1881202v1, whole genome shotgun sequence genomic window, tagtatagtctttgtcagtgtttattttaaaacacaattatgcagaatataagatggaaaatatttaattgatgagttgtcaacaatACAATatgtatgattttacctcaaaatccaacaactttacacaaaattataactgcaaatccatgtttctctgcctggagtccagctgtttctgtgaatttcagtgatccatttgcttcttttttctgtagctttcagcagtctttaaatatatacctcaggttttgagtcaaagctatttgtacagtcaatcgcaaAGCTATTTTTCGTTTTGGaagtattttgtgtgtttttcgctgCATTCaggctgaaaaccaatgctgccgctcagtcttttgccgcTTAGCGGGCGTGAGTTATAAcagtcgacggtgacgtcacgtgcataccctctattttacatattttatttcatagactgtaaaaataTATGGACGACGCACCTTaactctcttccattgtagtaAGTCAAGCCGCCAGTTTGTCTATATGGCGCTGACATCTTGAGTCTTGAGTCTGCACATAGTGAACTTGAAACCCGAGTCTGCGCAGTATTGAGCACGAAGTTGAGCCGCGAATCGCGATATCAAGGTCCCGCCCAAACTCAGAACAACTTATTATttcggtgtgaaataaacagttatggaaaaGTTAAAGCTCCAGTCACCTTGCGAAGATCCAGAAAAAAGTCAGTTGCCGCCTCAATTGCTACTTTACTCAGAGAAACTTCAGcttcagctgtcaatcatgacgtcatactcctgtttttatagcatcaaataataactaactaaaaccaaacttatttaaagaacGAACACTTGAACTAACACCAGCGTGATAATAActgcctaaaatgacagaaattgtcTTTGGTACTCACTGTGTTTGCACAAGGATTCAAATGAAACCATAAGGGCTCAAAATGAATCTGAGCAGGGATTCAAATAAATTGAACCATTTAAATCACTTTTTGTTCAGAGCAGTGAAGAGAAAACAGTAAACAATGCCTATTGTAAACACCTCACGATCCGATTACCACATGatcattaatgacatttttaaggAATCTTTAATTTAAGGAAACATTACTAAagagtttgttttttaatgtgatATAATGTGTTTGAGAAGATGGAAGATCTCAGAGGTCAAAGGTTATGTGCACTCAAGGGCCAGCTCTGAGTATTACAGTTAATTTCATTTGACCAGACATATTGATTCATGACATGTTTGTATATTGTGTGTAACTTAGAAATGCACTTTTATTCTCATAGTTAACTAAATTACTATAACAATGCATACTCAgcttgcatatatatatatatatatatatatacagagagagagagagagagagaggtatgAAAATGCAAAGTAAGGAGGTAAGTCTGAGTCTACAAAGAGTTTAGGTTAGCCAGTctgttaattatttataattgtagtagtataaataaattaagttaAAGCAGTTCCATTCCTGGATGTTTTTGCCATCCACCATTACTTACAAGCTGAGCAGAAGTGGCTTCACTTGAGCTGCTGATCAGTTTGGAAGGTACGACATCCAATAACAAACTGGTATACAGTGCCCCTGTGGCTGTCATGAATTATGCGGTGGTttgttacacacacactaacacagacacacacacattcctggTCACACTCTGCAGCACAAATACGGGCCCCAGGTAGAGCGCTCATCACTCCTGCTGTTCTTCTCCATATGGACCCAATGAACTGGGGAGAGCTGAGACCCTCCACATGCACACATTGCccctcacacacatacacatgtgCCTGCAAATGCACACGGGGAGATAGACAGGTGTCGTTCATTTTGTAGCCGTTGCCAGCTGTGTGTCAGTCTGTATCTAACAAATGTCACAGTTGTGTGCCAGATGTCTGTCAGACACAGGTGGATGAGGTAAAGACTTGATCCTTTAGTTTTAAAGGCTCTTTCCTTCCTCAATACATCCCTCCATACAGCCATAATGATATTATATTCATCTGTGCCATTGTGAGCAGTATGAAATAATGGTCGACTGAAAGTGGGCTGACTGTGGTGAATGTAGGAGCTCTCCGTGGTGCTGAAAAACATCCAGCTGTAAATATGAGTATGATTatgctgcagtgaaaaatgTTAGTCACACGCCATCCACTAATACTATCTAATCTTGCTATTTTAGTAGAAAAATAACAATGATCATATAATTAAATAGCAaaagacattttatttgaattcaTTTCAGACTCAACTGGGTTTTacaaatgaaaaagaaatgacAACAATATAAATTTGTGATGTTGACATAGTATTTAAAAAtagaagtatatatatatatatatatatatggtgacgggtcatttttttttgtccaaaggccttaataataataaaaaaacaaagatatgtcatccaaagtatgtaaggtagtacaactagatctcttttattgaatgaatccaaaaggttttaattatattttgctacatataaaggtattttaaagattttgaagtgtcaaaacgTCATTAGGTTTAatcgtccaaaggccaatacagccatttcatttgtgattaaaatatcttaaaatgtaataaatgtaaatatttttttattctggcatgattttataacatcatatttcagcatagtgcaaaatggtattaacaTTCAGTGCTTTGTTATGCAAAAGAATgaccagaaaaatgaatttcattgatgtcattcagagaaaccaatataaagggaccattttggatcaagtcatgtggtcaatatcatgtgacaggatgtgacatcattcagacacctgcaaaggaccacatcatgaagcaaagtaactaactctctcttaactatttgaaaaattaatgttttcacttgctcatacgcatgtcttgaaacatcaggtcattcggtacaaccgctataaaatatggaaaatgttctaatattataaaaacttgtactaaacatacatattttttgtcattttgctagctagctataGCTATAGATATCTATCTATAGATATCAGCCGGTTAGCATAtcatcattcggtataaccaaaagtgtcattcagtaaaactgaaatataatataatataatataataataaactccaccatatatatataaataaatttatttataaataaataaatacatacataaatacataccaGCTTGTTTTTTAACTCACAAATTAGCTAACTATCTCACTTTTATTACACCCATTGCATTTTGTTATTCTTTTGCACAccgaaaaaatatttaaaaatgtttagtgtATCAGACAAAGCCCCATGCAGCATACcaacataataaataatagcctaataaacattatatatatatctcatctGTTGGGATAAGACCTGAAATTAGTAAGATCaagtttacatttattaattcagTTCTCAGTAAACTCAACTGTCTCAGTTGTATGTTTGCCCCCACCTGATGGCCGAATGAAGAACTACCTCTttataatctatctatctatctatctatctatctatctatctatctatctatctatctatctatctatctatctatctatctatctgtctgtctgtctgtctgtctgtctgtctgtctgtcttttgttTGCATATTTCCACTTtggatttgaagaaaaaaaaaatggtctgGACAAATGAGTCTTGACCGGCCTTTTAGTAAAACCCCTTTTGATTCCCTCAACGTCCCCAACTACAGTCAATTGAGACATCCTCCACACCTGATGTGCTGTATAATGAATGCCTAATTTATGTAATTAGTCCATTAACTGTAATCCCAGCATATGTTCGGCATGCCCTGAAGGCGTTGTTCTCCCAGGTACTTCTTTTTGATGTCACTGAGAAGCAGCTAATTAATTTTACATGCATACTAATATGGGACTCAGCTTAGCGCGCTAACCTTTGTATTTATCGCTGTAACCTTTGTGGGAAACGAAGGAAATCCTGCAAATAACATCAGGAATAACAATATTGCGTTTTCATGGTGTATTAAAAtaccacaaaaaatatattttgaaatatcctatatttatttattggtttgATTGCAGAGTCCATGTTATAGCCTACATATTACTCTAGCATACTAAAACAAGAATAGTATTTAAATAGCCTGCACtattttcattaatttcatttatttaatctaCAAAGGCTGAGCTCTGTCTGCAGTAGTATATGATTGCACCGCGGTTCCTTTAAGTTATGTGATGATACAGCTAACAAACCATAAGCCCATAATTAAGACAAAGTCCATCAAACAAATGAGGGCAGTGTGAGATAATAGCGTTTAACTGGATTGGCGCACGAGCCCCTCCCCTATAGTTTCTCTCGCCACTAAAGGCTTTTGAGCGTCGTAATGAGAGCCCTCTGTCTGCTAATTAATTGACATTCTCTTGAATATTCATATGCCGCATCACAAATACGCTCTTAATTGCAGCGTAAAACATCTCAGGGGAAGCAAATCGCCGCAGACTTCATTAAAACAATGCTGGTCGGACTCTAAAAGGTAGGATGAGTCAGATGTAAAGGTCCGACAGGTGACCAAAAACTCCCCGCGTCTTCTAACGCGCCTCAGCACCTGATCACGTGTTACTGAAGATAATGTAGCCTacgataaacacacaaacatgacgACCAAACCAAACTTCGTGTTTTTCCATAAAAATCGTTTATTGTTATGAATTATAATGAATTTTGTTGGCATAGTATCTCGAAATAGTCATTTTGATTACATGTTAATACAAATGTTTACAATGTCAATTAGGCCTACACCGCCAGCCAGCCATTGAAATTTGTTTATTCATTAGTTCTTTGATAAATCTACATTGCCTGCAGAAAGATGAGGCTAATAATGCGATGAAATAGCTAGACATTGAGTTGACGGAGAGCTCAGCTGGTTCTGCTCCACATGCACAACATAGACAGAGCGATTAGCAAACAGGCTAATAGGCTAATAATAATCTTGTATAGTATCCTGTATTCCAGTAATAATTATATGCCAGCTATATCTTTTGGGTAATTTATGTGATTTATATATGAGACGATGTTCTGTTATTATTTGTATGTCTATTAAGTAATCCATGTGTCATTACTcactttttcaatttttttcaatgattactcactttttcattttttttttttttaatgattaaagGTCATTTTGATATGTTTTGTGACTAAACTTCTTGAGAAAGTGAATGTTGGCATCAGTAGTTTGGtgtgattttttattttgttttaattcctTGTAGAAAAGCAAAGCAGGTTTTCTTAAAGATAGcctactatttaaaaaatataaatatgattatttttatttgataaaaatatgatttatatgattattttttattattcaaattattatattaaataggctaatgataataatatgtCATCAAAGACAGTATGGTGTAACCGACCCTTTTAGGACCTTGTGTGTCAAgatcattatatttaaaaaaatcaaaaaaaaatcatgttttatcAAAAGGAAAGGAATATTTGAACACATGGTGTAACCCCAATAATTCATGATTTTGTGcgtgtgtctatatatatatatatatataatagcctatacaaatatatataaattattgctgttattgtttgtgtttttgtttgctgTTTATATTACACCACTtgacaataaaatattggctatatatattataatgtcCCTGCACGGTTTCGCCTCCTTTCGCTCCTTGCATGGATGTAAAAGGCAGAGTGAATATTTCTCCCCCGTCCCTCCTTTTTTTCCTGGGTGGCAGCATATCCCAAAGTTGATTCAGTTTGACAATATTGTTTTGCTATCATTCGCTGCCTTACAATGAATGGCATCGATCCTCTTTTAACAACATTTGTTTCCTATTGTGTGGCGGAGGGCAGACGTGTGAAAGTGGCTGTTTGATTCTCTTTTTCATCCGCGTGACCTCAGCCTTTGTGTCCCATCGCCCTGGGAATGTCACGCCTCACTACTCTACTTTAAGATGCTTCAGAAAGTGCCTTTGTTTTTCTGCCTTTTTCAGACGCACACAAAATTGTTCTCGGTCCCTCCAGCTGTAAAAGATACTTAAGACTAGAGCCCCCGGTTCACAAGTGCAATGCAATTTGGCTTAGACCAACCTTTGTTCAGCTTGTACAAATGACCAAACTCACTCGCACATTATACAGTTGATCTACTGCTGCAGGGACTCGAGCCATTCAAGAATCGTGGTGGCATTTGCAGTGCGCCATTCGAGCATGCACTATCCATAGCGCGCGGGGCTGGAGGGAAGAAAAAGCAGCAAATCTTCAGCGAACAAATACACGCTGCTCGTCCTCGTCACATTGGTTAACCGTTAAGTTAAGGACAAAGCTGATTTCCATGACAGCTGCCGGAAACTTTATCccgcaaaaaaataaaaaaaaagtgcaatgaGTTGGGTGGTCCCTCATCACAGGTTGATACTGTGCCATTGTGCGCGTGATTAACTGTGAAAACATTTGCCTGAGTGTCTGTAGGATCAGCGGAGGAGCGCACGGGCGACTGGGCTCATTTGCATAATattgcaaatatattttacacGGTACACGTGTAATTAAAAGGTCTGGGAATGCTTAGCATTACAGTAGACCCAAGACTGGCGATCTGAAAAATAGGATTGTGTAGGAAAATGACGCTATgtttttagaatttttgtccaatttaaatttgaatgtttatatattttaatatgttagttcgtttaaaatatataataattgttATTTTGGATAAGTAGATTTTATCACCAGAAAATAACATAGGCTAATAAATGTCCATGTTTTCATTTGGCGTTTATGTAGTGAAGTAGGATTTAACAACAGTTTAGGGATACGTTGTAGAATTgtaaactatttttatttataaccgacaaatttgtgaatataatataaaactttGAGACATGTAGCTCAAAACTCCCCTGATCTATACAGACGTTGAAAAACACTcttgttcatttacatttttcagaGGTCTGAGTGCATTATTTTTATGCCTTTTCGAGGGCCTCCTTTCTTTCCTTGAACACTAGAAAGTCACATAGTTGTTTTTCTATTGTTTCTTGTCTGGGTAAACATTTGGGCAGAGAAATAAGTCGTTTTTAAGAGCGGTagatacacacaaaaacacaaaatctcTCTCGCTGAAGGTGTCGGATACTGTCAGATTCATTGAAGAATACTTGCTCTGTCACACAACCTCGACGTTGCTTCCCAAAGACAGCCTCAGAAGAACTCTGGAAAACTTCATGTGAAAGAAGCCTGGAAAATTGGAATCCTTTGGCCCTTTTCTGTCAATACACAAGCAGAGGAATGACAAGTTAAAAGAAGTACTTCACGGCGCAGCGAGAAGCTGCATGACTTCCTAGCTTGGAAAGAAAGTGTTTCTGAGACGGTGATTGTGTGGCAACCAAGGAAACTATAACGCTTTGCTTGGTACTTTCCTCCTGTTTTGTAAATATTAGCTTCCTggtaaaagtctttttttttcccgCGGTTTAGATACAGACCTCTTCCCTCCAGCATCTTCCAAACAGgcatcaaaataaacaatgcGTATTGCTTCTAATCACTTGTATGGTTGATTCTATTCGCGATCCGTCAGAGCAGTCAGGGGTCTCATTGGTGGATTTATGGAGGAAAATTTGCATAAATTATGAGCAAATCCGCGAGCTCGTGTGTGGTCCATCGCATTGCAAACTCGCCAAGCGGAAAGGTGGCCCTTGGTGagctctgaaaaaaaaaaaagcttgaatGGCTATTGCTCAAAATAGGCTTCCATTTGGTTTTCACATTCATATAATTGACTTATGgatattttatacagttttcACAACGCCACTCTGAAGGCTTTATTTGCATATCTGAAGTACTTTTCAGTTTGCTTTACATGAGCACAAAAGCCCGCCTGGCATTATGAAGTTTCATTTCAAGAAggttattgtgtgtgtgtgtgtgtgtgtgtgtgtgtgtgtgtgtgtgtgtgtgtgtgtgtgtgtgtttgttttgtttaaatgtttgcccattTTCTTGTGTACCCTTTAGGTCATGTCAATTGTGTGGCTTTAGGAAAAATAGACCTATCTcacacttttacttttaaaataaaaataattctgaATTATGTTATATTAACATATGTTGGAAGCCTTAATCTGTACATAGGTCGTGTCTTTTTATATGTATCCTGTCGTCGGCTTTGTGAAGAGGTTTCTCAAGTAGGTATTGCTGTTAATATTGCAGGATGTGCTCGCGCATTTAAACCCGCAATAATGAGATCTGGCTACATCTTTAAAAGTAAGCGAATATTAATCATTTGCAAAAATGTGCTTTGATTTGTTCACACTTTACACTACAGTGTTAATGTGTATTTGCATAAGTAAGCACCGTGTAATACTAATGAACTATGTGTAATTATTTAGTAGCACGCATCGTCATTGTTATTAATTGCATCGTAAATATGTTTTCATCATTATGCCATAACAAGATTTTGTCACAACAACTTCTTTCATTTCAACCAAATTTTCAGATCGTTAAATTATCAATGAAATAAAAGCGGccgtgaaataaaataatacgcGACGGTTgaaattttcataaaaaaattaaaaataaaaaattcaaggCGGCAACTGAACTTGCGTTTCAAATTCAATATTTTTAGTGTGATTATAaagtgttttaataaaaatatatatcgcCTGACTGTAGTAAAAGACCATCCGTGAAACGTTTTCTAGATGCTAATAAACATATGCTTATGGGCTAAATGACACATGTATGACTCCCTTGGCTCATTATAATAACGAGGCGCTCTGGTTAgtcatgtggaaaaaaaaatgtgtcgcTACATGGTTTAATTTGCCCTCCACATGTTTACGTTGGGATGCAATTGACATTTTCGCTCTAAGGAGGCATAACAAAGCAGGCAAAAGTCATACGAACTGTGTCATGACAGCAAGACAAGCAAAAAGTAACTGTGACGATACAATGCAAACTGCATGCAAGTTCCAGCCAATTTCCATGTCAAACATCCCATTGCTCAGTAGCTCCATTTGTACGTGTGAATTGTAGACCAAGCACCCTACGAAGCGCACAGAAAAGTTCACACACATACCTTCACACACTGTTACCGGGTGCCATCGCAGTTCAATTCCGGTTGCCGAGCCTTTTCACCCCTTTGCTCTGTCTTCAAATGGAAATGATTTCTATTGGCCCAAGGTGTCCGTGTAAATAGGTGTAAATGAAACCAGATTATGCCTTTCTCCCAGCCCCCCTCCTCCCAAGGCGATTGTCATGTGATAGCAAAGAAGTGGCACATTAATGAAGCGCCTCTACAGGGGTCTTTTCTGCCCATGTCGCCACATAAAACTATCAGATGGTTAGAGGAAGGACATGGAGGCAGCCACTTAGCTCTTAGTCTTATCaagaaagagggagagagagagaggatctGGTCCATTCAAGCTGGCCTGGGAAGAAGGAAACCCCTACTactacttcttcttcttcttctacagCTTCTTTCGTGAGTTCACAGCTCCAGAGAAGTGAACTTGCTGGACGAGTCTCGGCTCTCTTTAAAGAAAAACTTGCATACGGTAAACATTTCCAGCTGAATTCCAACACAAAATTTGGACAGGATGCCTAGACCCGGGAGAAACACTTACAGCGACCAGAAACCGCCGTACTCCTACATTTCCCTCACCGCTATGGCCATCCAGAGCTGTCCGGAGAAGATGCTTCCTCTCAGCGAGATCTACAAGTTTATCATGGACCGTTTTCCCTACTACCGGGAAAACACCCAGCGCTGGCAGAATTCCCTGCGCCACAACCTCTCCTTCAACGACTGCTTCATTAAAATTCCCCGGCGCCCGGACCAGCCCGGCAAGGGCAGCTTCTGGGCGCTCCATCCCAGCTGCGGCGACATGTTCGAGAACGGAAGTTTCCTGCGACGCCGCAAACGCTTCAAAGTGATGACATCAGAGCACCTGGCACCCAGCAAGCCCTCGGACGCTGCCCACTACCTCCAGCAGCACGCCAAGCTCCGGCTCAGCGCCCTGGGCACCCACCTCCCCCAGATGTCCAGCTACAACCTGGGAGTGTCCCAGCCGTCCACGTTCAAGCACCCGTTCGCCATCGAGAACATCATCGCCCGAGAGTATAAAGTGCCAGGGGGGCTGGCGTTCTCCACCGGGTATCCCCTGCACAACCAGCTGACCACAGCCTGGCCCCATATGTACAGCACTAGCGTGATGGACAGCGCGGCGCCCATCTCCATGACCAGCAGCGATTACAGTGCCTACGGTGTGCCCATCAAGTCGCTCTGCCACGGCGGACAGACCTTACCGGCGATCCCCGTCCCGATCAAGCCCACCCCGGCGGCGTTGCCTCACCACATCCCCGCTTTCCTGTCGAACTCTCCCCAGTCGCTGAGCCCGACCTCCCCGCAGACAGCGACCAGCCAAAGCAGCCCTGCCACCCCGAGCGAGACCCTGACGGGTCCCGCGACGCTGCAGTCGGTCGCTGTGCACTGACACCTGCGAACTGGGCCTCCCTATACTCCAAAGTTGAATTTTAATTATAGACCTTGAAAAACACTGGCTATACAATCAAGGCAAGAGCTATCTATGTTGCAGTGATGTTAATTTATGTGTATGTGTTGAGATTTTAAGTGTTCCAATCACATGGATCGACACGGATATCATATTGTAAAATGGagagtttttacattttaaatatccaGAATTTATGTGTTTATTCGAATGGGTTGACTGCTGACAAAATCCAAGCACTGCGATCTGCTTCGTGTTTGAATCGCACAAGGCAAGTGCTCGTCGTTTTACAGGTTATTATCTCCTACTATATTTGTTAGTTCATCTGAAACGTCCGTAAGTTGGAATCGCTCACTACTTTCATGTAGTTATGCTACTAACTTTCTAGACGACTAAACTTGCAAACCAAAATACTTGatctaaaacacacacaaacaagtaCACGTATGGCAAACttgaaaaaagtttaaatatagtttaggGTCATCAAGTAAATATGTGAATAATTGCAAATAATTGATATTGAATTGTGTCAAATGCACTTTTTAGTTAGATGTTTTACATTCTATTTTGCAGGAAATGTTTTGTGAGCGTTTTATTTAAAGCCGTGGTGACCATGTGTATTAAATGCCGTACATTTGTACTTTTTGTTCAGATATGAAGCATGCCTTTTCCAGACTTTGTGTTGTTTTGCTGCAAGCATGCGTGCTTTTAAAATATGTGCAAAACGTCTGCATTAAATTATAAACTTGGTCATCAgaatattttttcattaaaattgtGTAAACTTAAACAATCACTCTTGTATTCGTTTGTGAATTTAGCTTATGATTTTCTCTTTCCTCACACAGACTAGCTATGTACACTTCCACgtaaaaacaaatacatgaaatattattattattattattatcatcagagAATAATGCTGAAATGCAAACACTATAATTATAGATACTTTTTCTCATT contains:
- the foxb1a gene encoding forkhead box protein B1a, translated to MPRPGRNTYSDQKPPYSYISLTAMAIQSCPEKMLPLSEIYKFIMDRFPYYRENTQRWQNSLRHNLSFNDCFIKIPRRPDQPGKGSFWALHPSCGDMFENGSFLRRRKRFKVMTSEHLAPSKPSDAAHYLQQHAKLRLSALGTHLPQMSSYNLGVSQPSTFKHPFAIENIIAREYKVPGGLAFSTGYPLHNQLTTAWPHMYSTSVMDSAAPISMTSSDYSAYGVPIKSLCHGGQTLPAIPVPIKPTPAALPHHIPAFLSNSPQSLSPTSPQTATSQSSPATPSETLTGPATLQSVAVH